CTCAGTATCTGCCAGGTAGATGTTGGAAAAGAAACTCTGCAAATTGTTTGTGGGGCTCCCAATGTTGAGCAGGGTCACTATGTAGTCGTTGCGAAAGTCGGAGCGGTTATGCCTAGTGGCATGAAGATTAAGGACGCTGAATTGAGAGGTGTTCCTTCCAGTGGAATGATTTGTTCAGCAAAAGAACTTAATCTTCCAGATGCTCCTAAGGAAAAGGGAATTCTAGTTCTTGACGATCATCACAGTCCAGGAGAAACATTTGAATTTTAAATGAAACATATGCCAACGGTCTCTAATTGAGTAGAGACCGTTGGTTTTTTGTTGGAAAAGAGCGAAATTTTTAAAAGGATTGTAAACCAAACTTCAATGAAAACCTGTTAAAATAAGATTAATCCCAAGAAATGATTTACATAGAGAGAGAGTGAGTAATGTGTGGAAGGATCTTTTTAATAAATTCAAAGACATGTTTGAAGATGAATATAGAGAGCAAAGCTATCAAAAGCAAAAGCGTAGAAAACAAACGTATGAAAATCATGAATCAAATGCGAATACAAAAATGACCTATAAGTATCCAAAGTCAGGCGAATTCAGATTTCCTGTTATTCCAGATCATAGAGTACAGAAGCCAAGAGCTGCCCGTACCAATCAAGTTCCTCCTGTAAAACCGGAAAAGAAAGAAGAATCTTACCCAAGGTACAAGCCGGAGCAGCCAGAAAAGAAACGTTCGGATAAAAAAGTCGAAAAAAAGACGTCAGAGGAGCCTGTAAAATCCTTTACACCGACTGACGTACCTTCGCCTATTTATGGTTATCACAGCAGGGAACAACAACAGCGTAAGGACTCTCCTAAGGTAACGAGAATGGTGGAAAATGATATTACGTTTTCTCATGATGAAAAGGAGTGGCAGGCGTTCAGGCAGCGTTTAAGAGGAACCGTAGACACTGTAAGGGATACAAGTGTATCACATGAATTAGGAAGGGAAGAAGCTGCTTCTTTAGAAACAGAGCCGGAAGTTGAAACAGCGGAGAGGAAACACAATCAAGGCTTTAATAGTCAAGAAGAGAATTCCGATCTTTCGCTGCTTTCTTATGAGGAAGAAGATAAAGCATCCGAGTATTCTGGCGGGGAGCGTGAATTACCTGACTCTGACACCAATTCCAGGCAGCTTGATGAAGTCACTGAAGAAGAGCTTGAGCCCCTTCATGAAGAACCTTTTTCACAAATGGCGAAACAGGAAGCCCCTTTGGATGCAGAAGAACAGTTTGAAGAAGAGGAAGCGGGAATTGACGATCCGGAAGTCTTTAATGAAGAACTCTATGTAGAGAGTGAACCCTCTGCAGCTCCACGTGAAGAAGGGGAGGGTGACGTTGAGAAGACGTATGCTTCAGAAGAATTAACCATAGAGGAACGACCTGAACCCGCTGCAGGAGACGACGAGTCTCTGAAGATAGAAGAGGTTGAGAGCAGTAAAGCAGCTGAGTCAGAGGAGCTTTTTGAAAAGCATGAACCTTTAATAAATGGACAAACCGAAGAGCAGGAAGCGGAGAAGGAAAGCGGGCAGACGTCTGTTTTGAAAGCTGACACGATGGAGGACCGTTCTGAGTCAGCTAGAGAAAACGTTAAGCCTCTGGAAGTAGAAAAGCCGAGAAAATCTTCCAATAAAAACGCTCGTTCCCACGTGCCGTTCAATGTGATCATGACCCCAAGAGATAAGAGAACACGAGATCAGCAGAACAAAGAATATAAGTCCAACGTTGCACCGCTTCAAAGAAAGACAGAAATGCAGTCAGAAGAACCTGCCGAGACGGCTGAACCACTTTATGAACGAGTAGAGTATAACACTCCCATCCATTTACTGGAGGATCCCGTCTCTCATTCTTATGAGGATGAACATTGGGTGAAAGAGCAAATGGAGCAGCTTGAGACTACGTTACGTCATTTTCATGTAAGAGCTAAAGTAACCAATGCTATGAAGGGTCCTTCTGTAACGAGGTTTGAAGTACAGCCGGAACCCGGAGTAAAAGTAAGTAAGATTACAAATCTTGCAGATGATATAAAATTGAGCATGGCAGCTAAGGATATTCGTATTGAGGCCCCTATTCCAGGCAAGCAGGCCGTGGGGATTGAGGTTCCCAATCAGCAAT
This Halobacillus salinarum DNA region includes the following protein-coding sequences:
- a CDS encoding DNA translocase FtsK; the encoded protein is MWKDLFNKFKDMFEDEYREQSYQKQKRRKQTYENHESNANTKMTYKYPKSGEFRFPVIPDHRVQKPRAARTNQVPPVKPEKKEESYPRYKPEQPEKKRSDKKVEKKTSEEPVKSFTPTDVPSPIYGYHSREQQQRKDSPKVTRMVENDITFSHDEKEWQAFRQRLRGTVDTVRDTSVSHELGREEAASLETEPEVETAERKHNQGFNSQEENSDLSLLSYEEEDKASEYSGGERELPDSDTNSRQLDEVTEEELEPLHEEPFSQMAKQEAPLDAEEQFEEEEAGIDDPEVFNEELYVESEPSAAPREEGEGDVEKTYASEELTIEERPEPAAGDDESLKIEEVESSKAAESEELFEKHEPLINGQTEEQEAEKESGQTSVLKADTMEDRSESARENVKPLEVEKPRKSSNKNARSHVPFNVIMTPRDKRTRDQQNKEYKSNVAPLQRKTEMQSEEPAETAEPLYERVEYNTPIHLLEDPVSHSYEDEHWVKEQMEQLETTLRHFHVRAKVTNAMKGPSVTRFEVQPEPGVKVSKITNLADDIKLSMAAKDIRIEAPIPGKQAVGIEVPNQQSQMVGLQEIFESQAFIEEKSPLTVGLGLDIGGDPVVTNLKKMPHGLIAGATGSGKSVCINTILISMLYKAHHEDVKFLLIDPKMVELAPYNDIPHLVSPVITDVKAATTALKWAVKEMEERYEKFVEEGVRDVERYNDKMIRQSRQSEKLPYLVIVIDELADLMMVSPQDVEDAICRIAQKARACGIHLLLATQRPSVDVITGLIKANIPTRVAFSVSSQVDSRTIIDSGGAEKLLGKGDMLFVENGSGLARRIQGAFVSDDEIERVTNYVKKVAPPQYLFEQEELMKQVHTEEETDELFNEAVQFVVAQNGASASLLQRRFKVGYNRAARLIDQMEEFGIISEPKGSKPRDILLNQKQIDEMMGSGA